A stretch of the Amia ocellicauda isolate fAmiCal2 chromosome 10, fAmiCal2.hap1, whole genome shotgun sequence genome encodes the following:
- the LOC136760222 gene encoding neurexophilin-1, protein MQATCWCTVLILLPAVYLVSCAHASNPGKSDLLKSGSPKSTLKHIWTESSKDLSISRLLSQTLHGKENATALDLRYDTPEPYSEQDLWDWLRNSTDLQEPRPRAKRRPIVKTGKFKKMFGWGDFHSNIKTVKLNLLITGKIVDHGNGTFSVYFRHNSTGQGNVSVSLVPPTKIVEFDLAQQTVIDAKDSKSFNCRIEYEKVDKATKNTLCNYDPSKTCYQEQTQSHVSWLCSKPFKVICIYISFYSTDYKLVQKVCPDYNYHSDTPYFPSG, encoded by the coding sequence GTCTCATGTGCTCATGCCAGCAACCCAGGGAAGTCAGATCTTCTTAAATCAGGAAGCCCCAAATCGACCTTAAAACACATATGGACAGAAAGCAGTAAAGACTTGTCCATCAGTCGACTGCTGTCACAGACTCTACACGGCAAGGAAAATGCCACGGCTTTGGACCTGCGGTACGATACCCCGGAGCCTTACTCCGAGCAGGACCTCTGGGATTGGCTGCGAAACTCCACAGACCTCCAGGAGCCGCGGCCCCGGGCCAAGAGACGTCCGATTGTCAAAACGGGGAAGTTTAAGAAAATGTTCGGTTGGGGGGATTTTCATTCCAACATTAAAACTGTCAAGTTGAACCTGCTGATAACCGGCAAGATTGTGGATCACGGGAACGGGACCTTCAGCGTGTACTTTCGGCACAACTCCACCGGCCAGGGGAATGTATCCGTCAGTCTGGTGCCGCCCACCAAGATCGTCGAATTCGACCTGGCGCAGCAGACTGTGATCGACGCCAAAGATTCGAAATCGTTCAACTGCCGGATCGAGTACGAGAAGGTGGACAAGGCCACGAAGAACACGCTTTGCAACTACGACCCGTCAAAGACGTGCTATCAGGAGCAGACCCAGAGCCACGTGTCCTGGCTCTGCTCAAAGCCGTTCAAAGTCATCTGTATTTACATCTCCTTCTACAGCACCGATTATAAACTGGTGCAAAAGGTGTGCCCCGATTACAACTACCACAGCGACACGCCCTACTTCCCCTCGGGCTGA